The Acidobacteriota bacterium genome contains the following window.
TGTAGGCAACGATCATCATCACGCCGCCGAAGGCTCCGCCGATCGCAGCCGCGTAGACAATAAAAGGAAATGCAGTTTTTAGGACAGATTCCATATCAAAAACTATTTACCGGGAGCGGAGCGGTCCGAAACTCCCACGGCCGCAGCCTCAGCCAAACCTTCTTCACGCGGCTTGCCGTCAAGCCCGAACTGCACAAGCGGCGAAACTAACAGATTTGCCGGTTTCGGATTGCCGTGCGCGAGCAGATGGAACTGCTGCGTCTTGCTCGTCATCGTCGTCAGGCGATGCAGTTTATGGCCGACTTTCGGGACTGTTGTGTTCTTCTCTCCGCGGGCTGGAACCGAATCGAGCCAGCTCTTAACAGCCGAGATCTCGGCCGACATATCTTTTCCGCTCACAAGAGCGTATTTTGCCTGGACAGGCGATGATTCATCTTTCAGCGAAGGATAACGAAGGCCTTCGTATGCCGGAACAACGTCGGCGATCGTGCGGAAAATAGCCGATACCGAAAGTTCAGCCGTTATCGGCGTTCCCATTTCTTTTGCAAGCAGGCTCGTGATCATCCAGTCAGGTTTTGCCTGATGGACGGGCTCGATGGCCTTGCGGACACGCTGGACGTTGCCGGCGTTGTTCGTAAACGTTCCGTCAACCTCAGCAAAACTCGCTGCCGGGAAAACGACATCCGCGTGATCGGTCGTCTCGGTCTGGAAAAGCTCCTGAACGACGACAAAATCCTTGCCCGCAAGTACGCTTGCATCCTGCAAGCTGCCGCCGATCAGCAATGCTTTTGAATTTTTGACGACCTCATCGACCGACTTGCGGCCCGAGGTTACATCGTGAGCACCGACCGAGTTGTTATATTTCGCAAGTGGATGGAGCAAAACCCGGCGGCCTTCGCCAGCCAGTTTTCCAACAGACCCGGCGATCAGAGCCTGTGCGTCAATCGATAGGTCTGACCCGATCATGATGATCAGATCGCCCTGTGTTTCCTCGATCATTCTACCTGCGGCTTCGATCACAGCGGTATCAACACCGCATTTTTCTGCGATCATTGCATCACTCGATTCGTCAACGAATCCTAATGCGAACGCATCGACGGTTCCCGGATTAACATGAACGAACTGCGTCGCACGCCGCGAAAGATTGATCGGCGTATCGTTGATGCAGATGAATTCGGCACCGCCGTTACGTACGGCCTGGCGGATCTGTTTTGCCGTGTAGCTCTGCTCTTCTTCAGGCTCGCCGCCGATTAGAACGATGGTCGCGGCGTGGCGAATTTCTTTGTGCGTGCAGAGCGGGGCACTGAGATTGTCGAAAACCGCCGCAACATCGCTCGCATCCGAAACGGCGTAATTTCCTGAGCCAGCAACGTCCGTCGCAAATTTCTTGAGAGTGAAAACGGCCTCGTTCGTCAGTCGCGGGCTCGCAATGACGCCGACGTTCTTTCCATGCACTTTTAACTTGTCCGCCGCAAACTTGATCGCTGCATCCCATGTTGCGGGAATGAGTTTACCGCCCTTGGAATAGCGGATCATCGGCGTTTTGATACGGTCCGAGTGATTGATGAATTCGTGAGCGAAGCGGGCCTTCACGTCGAGGAACTCACCATTCAGGCCATTAACGTAGCGGTCGCGGGCAACGATACGGTGAACCTTACCTGCTCGCGAGCCGATCGAAAGCTGCATTCCGTCCGAGCCGTAAACGTCGGTCGTAACCGTCTGTTCGAGTTCCCATGGCCGCGTTTCGTGGCGATAAACGCCGTCGAGCAGAGTTCCGGTCGGGCAGACCTCTATACAGTTTCCGCACTGCGAGCAGTTCAGCCAGCCGCCGTAGGTTCCGATGACGGTATTCACGCCGCGGTTTCCGGCTTCGATCGCGTCCTCGCCCATCCATTCGTCGCAGACGCGTGTGCAGCGTTTGCACAAGATGCAGCGCTGCGGGTCGTTGGCGACGATCGGTGAAAGATATTTTTCGGGGTCAGCGTTCTTTTTCTCCGTGAAACGCTGTTCGACGTCGCCCCAGTCGAAAATGACCTCCTGGAGTTCGCATTCGCCGCCGCGATCGCATACCGGGCAATCTAGCGGGTGATTTGCCAACAGGAATTCGCCCATCGCGCGCTGAGCCTTTTCGACCTCTTCACTCTGCGTGGTGACGACCATGCCGTCGGTGCAGTTGATCGTGCACGAGGTCTGCAACTTCGGCATTTTGTCGATGCGAACCAGGCACATACGGCACGAAGCCTGAACGGCAAGGTCCTGGTAATAGCAAAACGATGGAACTCCATGGCCATTCTCACGGCACACGTCGATCAGCCGAGCACCTTTGTCGACCTCATATTCCTGTTCGTTTATTGTTACTTTTATCTGTTCTGACATTAATTCTATTTCGAATACCGCGTTTCGGCGGGCTCTAACGGTCCGCTGATCGATCTGCTAAATTCACGGTTCGAGCGAGCGGCTACTTGCCTTTTTTCTTCGCTGTTGTTTCTTCTGCCGGTTTTACCGCCGTTGCTTTTTTCTTCGGGCGTGTTTTGCCGAAGCTGCCTGCAAATATTTTTCCGCGTCGTGAACGTTTATCGCCTTTTCCCATAACAATTAATTCTCCTTTATCATCGTCTCAGTAGGTTTGCTCAAGAGCCCGATGATGTACTCCTGAATTCTCGAGTTAGCAGCGAGTCTATCGTGCTCGCCGCAAATAAAGTGGTTCGATCTGCTATTAAAGACCGACGAACCCGTCACTTTAGATAGCGTCTCCGCGGCAAATGACCGTTTGCTGACGATTCTGTCGCCTGACGTGAACATTACTTTTTTCACGTCTTCAGCCGGGATCTTTTTGCCGCTGGACGTAGTGAGATCATTTGCTTGAAAAAGTGTGTTCCACTTTTTCGTCTTCACGTCCTGATAAATAACAACTGCATCAAGTGCCGCTCGGCAGTCTGATCCGATCGCGTAGAATTCTATGTCATCCGACTTGCCGTCCGCGGCGTTCAAAACTTCATGAAATCGCTTCGCCCGGTTGAGGTTCGCCACAAAAAAGCTCTCGGCATCTACTTTCTTGATGGCTTTAAATTCAGCCTCAAAATCTTTGTCATCCACCGGGTTCCAGCCATATTTCGACCAAACCTTTGGGTTGTACAGGTCGATGGCCAACGGCTGTAGGTTTTCGTCAAACGCCCGGAACGTGCCGGGAGCCGGTAAAAGCTGATAGGCTGACGGAATCGAGAAAACGGTGAACTTCGATGAGTCCTCCATGAACGGTAGATCGATACGCATTCCGTTCACAGTGAAACCGTTTACTAGATTGCCCAAAGCGAGAGCGGAGCCCTCGTTCGGCGTACCTAAAAGAATGATCCTATCAAAGAGCTTCGAGCCCGCCCACGTCGGCTGAGGCTTAGCATTCCCACTCGGAAGGTCAGCATCGCCGTACATCGCGGCATACCGGGCGATGAGTCCGCCCATCGAATGGGCGACAATATCAAACTTTAGATCAGGCTTCTTGAGCTTTATCTTTAGAGCCTCGACCTTCCTGACCAGCATTCTTGCGTTCTCAACGCAATCGAGCCGCCAATCATACGGAAAAACGTAAAGCGAATCCGCAAAACCATCTTCCGAAGGCGAATCCCACTTTTCCTCGCGGTAACCGCCGCGAACCGCCATCGCCTTTAGAAAACCGCCGTATACATCGATTACCGGGAAGACTCCGAGCTTTACTTCTCTCAAGACATCACCCGGGACGAGGTTGTCGCGGTTCTTACTAAGATCCGGGTTGATCGGCAGGCGAAGGTCTTCAGATTTCGACTTGAACGCCTTGAACCAGATCCGTTCGTTGGTATCTTTGTGACGAAGTTCCGATCCCCAAAGTCCCGGCACAAGGATCACCGGATTCTTGCCCTGCCCAAAAGCCGCAAGAGAGAATGCGAACACAAGTATCCCGATCTGTGCAAAGTACGCAGCTGATCTAAGGAGTTTGTTCGCGGTCATTTAGTTGTCAAATATTCGGCTGAACGCCGTTCGAAGCGGCCTTGTCGACCAGCCACTTCTTAAAATCTTCCGGAAACTGCTTGATCGCCGACTGAATGGGCCACGCCGCCGCATCGCCGAGTGCGCAGAACGATTTACCCTCGATGTTATCGCAAATGTCGAGCAAGAGTTGTGCGTCCTCAGGCTTGCCGTCGCCGGTTGAGATACGGTTAAAGATCTTGACGAGCCAGTCGGTTCCTTCGCGGCAAGGTGTGCACCAGCCGCAGGATTCGTGCTTGTAAAATTCGGTCAGATTTTTGGTCGTATCCATGATGTCGACGGTCTCGTCCATCACCATCATGCCGCCCGTGCCGAGCAGGGAACCCGCCGCAACGAGGCCTTCGTAATCGAGCGTGACCTTCTTGCCGATGATCTGATCGGCACGCATGATATAAACGCTGGAACCGCCCGGGATCACAGCCTTCAGCTTTTTATCGCTGCGAAGCATTCCGCCGCAATCCTCGTAAATGAACTTTTCCATATCGGAATAGCCCATCGGAAGCTCGTAAACACCCGGTTTTTTGACGTGGCCGCTGATCGACCAAAGCTTTGTGCCGCCCGATTTTTCAGTGCCGAGATCTCGCCATTCAATACCGCCCATTTCAATGATCTGTGGAACGGACGTGAACGTCTCGACATTATTTACGACCGTCGGCGAAGCGTAAAGCCCCTCGACGGCAGGGAAGGGCGGCTTCATTCGCGGATGTCCGCGATAGCCTTCGAGTGAACTGAGCAAAGCGGTCTCTTCGCCGCAGATATACGCTCCGGCTCCGGTATGCGTATGAAGCTCGAAATCGAGGCCGGAGCCAAGTATATTTTTGCCAAGCAGGCCTGCTTCGCGGGCTTCGGCGATCGCGACGTCCATGACGTCGATCAAATAATGGTATTCCCCGCGGGCGTAAATGTATCCAACTGTTGAACCCAGAGCATGACCGGCGATGATCATGCCCTCGATAACAGCATGAGGATCGCGTTCCATCAAATAGCGGTCCTTGAAACTGCCGGGCTCCGATTCGTCAGCATTACAGACGCCGTATTTGGTCTTCGGTGAGTCTTTCGGCACGAACGACCATTTCATTCCCGTTGGGAAGCCTGCACCGCCGCGACCGCGAAGCGCGCTCTTTTTAACTTCCTCGATGATGTCCGCCGGCGACATCTTCAGTGCCTTTTCCAGTGATTTGTAACCGCCGGTATCGCGATACACCTTTAGCGTGTGCCCATCTTTGATGTGCATTCGCTTGAGTGACAATGGCTCGCAGCCGATCGCTTTAATTTCCATTTTCTTTTGAACGTAAGCCGTACGCCTACGTTGTTCATATTCTAAAGGTATCGCTTGAATTCGGCTTCCGTTAATCCCGCATCCTTAACGATCCCGCCCATTGTCAGGGCATTTACCGGATTGTGGCGGGGAATCGTTACGATTCGCTCACCGTTCGTCATGACAATATGCTTGCCTTGTCTCGCAATCCAAAATCCAGCTTTTTCTAAAGCTCCAACCGCTCTCAGATGGTTAATGCCGGAGATCTTCGGCATTATGCCGCGACCTCCACCTCTCTGATTTCGGCTCCGAGCAAGTTCATCTCAACTACATCAAGATATTCACGAATGGCTTCCCGGATGTTATCCAGAGCCTCTTGCTCAGTTTCGCCCTGTGACCAGCATCCTGGCAATGCAGGGCATGAAACGCTGAAACCTTCGTCGGTTTGATGTAACGCAACTTTATAGTTCATGCTACTTACAATCCGCCAAAATCTTATCTACTTTTTCGATCGTCAGATCTTCATGATAATCAAATCCGATCTGCATCATCGGTGCCGTACCGCAGCTGCCTAAACACTCGACCATTGTGACGGTAAATTTCTCGTCCGGGGTCGTTTCGCCGGGATGAATGCCGAGTTTTGAGCAAATATGCTCCGTGATATCCGGCTCGCCCATGATCTTGCACGAGAGCGTTTTGCAGATCTGGATGTGGTGACGCCCAACTTTTCGCAGGTTGAACATCGAATAGAACGTCGCGGTTTCCCATACGTCCGTGACCTCGAGATTCAGGAACTTCGCCAGGAAATTCACGCCCGCGTTATCGAGCCAGCCGCGTTCCCGCTGTACGACAAATAGCAGAGGGATCAGTGCCGAACGGGTTCGGTTCGCCGGATATTTTGTTAAATGCGACCTCATCTCCTCGACGACCGCCGGAGAAAACTCCGCGACCTCGTCGGTGACGAGAACTGTGTCTGTGAAACTTGTAGGGGTAGCTGCTGCCATTTTTACGCTGCCAGTCTTTCTTCTATTCGCGTTATGCGCCGATCAATTTCTTCAATATTGGACTGAACATTGATCTTTGCGTCCATCTTAACGATGACTTCATTTATCAAATTCGCAAGATTCTTAACCTCCATCTCAATACTTATAACTCTTTCGTCCAAGTATTAAAATGTGCCCTGAATATCCACGAGCCGGTTCCACATCTCCAGGATCTTAACGGATTGATCGTTAATCGATGCAGAGGTCGCGGTTAACTCTTTTCGGATATCAATTACTTTGCTAATGATATCGCCCTGTCGACCCGACACCACCGCAATTTGACTATCTATTCGATCGAAGCGGGAAGTGTGTCCATTCACTTCAGTACGGAGACCCCGCATTTCCAATCTTAATTCGTCAAGGCCTCCAATAGACCTGTCAACCTTTTTGGTTAACGTTTCAACTAATCCTGTTAGTTGGTCGAGTTTTGAATCATATTCCCCGGCCATATCTACCGATCGATCTCTCCCAGAACAATATCCAACGACCCAATGATCGCCACGACATCCGCGACCATTTCGCCCTCGCTCATTACGGGCAGAGCGGCGAGATTTACGAATGACGGGCCGCGGAAATGGACGCGTTCGGGTTTCGGACCGCCGTTCGATTTCATATAAACGCCGAGTTCGCCCTTTGAGGCTTCGATCGCGTGATAAACCTCGCCTTCGGGCACATTGAAGCCCTCGGCGACGATCAGGAAGTGGTGGATCAGCGAATCCATATGCTTTCGCATATCATCGCGATCAGGCAGAACGATCTTCGGACTATCAGCTTTGATCGGCCCCGGTTTTAATCTTTCCAGAGCCTGGCGAATGATCTTGTGCGATTCTCGAAGTTCGCGCATGCGTACCATGAATCTCGCCCAAACGTCGCCGTCATTTTCCACCGGAACCTCGAAATCGTAAGTCTCGTATCCCGAGTACGGGTTTGTACGGCGTATATCGACGTTGACGCCGCTGCCGCGCAGGCTCGGGCCGGTCAGTCCCCAGTTGATGGCTTCTTCTTTGTCGATCACGCCGATACCTTTTGTGCGGCTCATCCAGATAGTGTTACCGGTGACGAGTGTATCGAAAGTTTCGAGTGCCTCCGGAAAGTCATCCAAAAACTGTCGGCAGCGATTATCGAATCCGGCGGGCAGATCCATCATAAGCCCGCCGATCCGGAAATAACTCGGCGTCATGCGGCCGCCGGAGGCAGATTCGATCAGGTTAAGGATCTTCTCCCGCTGGCGGAAACAGAAAAAGATCATCGACATCGCCCCGAGGTCAAGAGCGTGCGTGCCCAGCCATACCATGTGCGACGCTATCCGCTGGAGTTCGCACATCAGGACGCGAATGACCTGAGCCCGCTCGGGGATCTCCAGATCGAGCAGCTTTTCGGCCGCCATTACATATGCCAGGTTGTTGCCGAGCGGATTTAGATAATCCATCCGATCGGTGATGACGATGCCTTGCTGATATTTCTTGTACTCGAACAACTTCTCCATGCCGGTGTGGAGATAGCCAATGTCGGGAACGACGTTGACGACAAGTTCGCCGTCGAGTTTGAGATCCAGACGCAAAACGCCATGGGTCGACGGATGCTGCGGCCCCATCGAGAGGGTCATTTCAGACTCGAGAGGCTGGTCGAGAACCTCGAACTGGCTTGGAATGTTTTCTACAGCTGTCGCCATAATTAATTCATGCTGTAAGGCTCGTAGCCTCGCAGCGGATAGTCCTTTCTCAATGCATGGCCGTCAAAATCCGATGGCAGCAAGATGCGCCGCAGATCAGGATGGCCGTCAAATTTTATCCCGACCAGGTCGTAAGTCTCGCGTTCGTGCCAATTTGCGGTTTGCCAGAGCATCGATACGGTGCTGACATTCGGCTCGTCCTCGGTAAGCAAGACCTTTAGGCGAAGACGCGTGCCCCTCGACAACCGAGACGACCCAATCTGCGTTCTTTTCTTTTATCTGTTCCACGTAACCGTGGAGTTTCTCAGTCATATAAACCTGTTACGAACTTCGTCGTCTTTCGTGCTTTGACGGCACCGAATACGGCCGCGTAGCTGTTCCGGCATCGACCTCGGCGTGCATTTCGCGTTCCAGGGCAGTCGCCTCGGTTACAGGCAGCGTTCCGGGAGCAATCGACTGCCGCGATTCAGCTTCGAACGTGTCTCGACGATCCTTGACCGATTCCTTCATGATCTTGTCCTGAAGCATCAGGATCGCATGTACCAGCATTTCCGGACGCGGCGGACATCCCGGGATGTAAATATCGACCGGAACGATCTTATCGACGCCCTGCACGATGGCGTAATTATCAAATACACCGCCCGAGGTCGCGCAGGCTCCCATCGAGATAACCCATTTTGGTTCAGGCATCTGGTCGTAGACGCGGCGGAGTACCGGTGCCATCTTACGCGAAACGCGTCCCGAAACGATCATTACGTCCGCCTGCCGCGGCGAAGCCCGAAAGGTTTCCGCCCCGAATCGCGAAAGATCGTTACGCGAGCTGGCCGCGGAATTCATCATCTCGATCGCGCAGCATGCAAGCCCAAACGTCGCCGGCCATAGGCTGCTCTTTCGTGCCCAGTTAACCACGGCGTCGAGATTTACGGTGACGACATCGGGCAGCGATTCGAATAGAGTGTTTTCTAAACCCATATTTCTTTAAGTTGGAGTGGCGATCTGGAGATGGAGGAACTCTCGCCACTCCAGACTGACGACTCACGACTTCCTAAGCTGCAAGCTTCATTTTTGCAACAGCTTCTTCACGCCGGCGTTTCGCCAGGTTTTTCGCCTCTTGGCGAGCTTCCGCACGAGCCTGCAGGCCCCAATCGAAGATGCCTTTCTTCCAGACGTAGATGTATCCGATCACCAACGTAGCGACGAAGATAAGGATCTCGACAAACGCGATCGTGCCGTATGCGATGCCGCTCAGCTTTTCTTCGGCCAGTAGGCTCTTAAACGCTACGGCGAATGGGATTATGAACAGGACTTCGATATCGAACAGGAGGAAGATAACGGCAACGGCGTAAAACTTCACTGAGAATTTATCGCGTGCCCCGCCTACCGGATCCTTGCCGCATTCATACGGCATAAGCTTTGTGGCCGTACGTTTACGCGGGCCGATAAGCTGAGTGACGAGCAGCTGACTCGCGCCAAATCCCGCCGCGACCAAAAACATGATCCCGATGGGAACGTAATCGAAAACATTGTATTCCGACATCTTCTTTTAACTTATTAACCGCAAAAAACCGTAGAAATGGCTCGCATTCCGCAATAAGATCAGCGTTTCTTGGCTCAAACTAAATCGTAGTTTAACCGCTTAGGAGTGTCAAGGCAGTCATAGCCCGAATAATTGGCATTTTACTGACTGTAAATGATTTATTCGTTGACCCATTCAAAACGCGTGTGATAATTTTAAAGGTGGCTGACGCGCGCTCTTTTTCGCCGCTTTTTCCTCCTCATTCCGTTAAAATAGTTTTGTGATCTCAGGCTTCAACACCGACATCGATTATCAGGGAATCACGTATCACGTGCAGACCGAGGATAAAGGTGCGCCCGCCCGCATGATCATGACGCTTGTTTACGACAAGGGCACGATCCTCGCGAGCAAGCGCTCGACCTACGAAGACCTTAGCGTAGTCGATTACGACGAAAAAGAAGTCACTGAACGTCTCTCCCGCCAACACAAGCTCATGTGTGCCGCGGTCAAGGCCGGGCGCATTGATGAGCTCGTGAAAATGACGCGAGCCGCGTCCGCTGGCGGGAAGGCAAAGATCAAACCCGATACCGAACCGCTTCTTCAGCCGGCAGACGCCGCGATACTCGCTGAGGCCATTACCGAAACGCCGCGTGTCACCGTGCCGCTGCCCGCCGTTCCTGTGATCGACCGGGCACCCGTGGTTCCGCGAGCGCCGATCAAGATCGGCATGGTGGAGACCGAAAAAGTCATCCGGCTGGTTCCGGGCGATATGTTTGAGGAGGAACTGGTTCTCGACGCGGTACATATCATCGAGGACGATGAGATCGAGATACTTCCGGATGATGCCGTAGCGGTCGTCAGCGAACTCTCAGGCCTCGAACGCTCAACAAATCAAAAGCTCAGCCTCGAATTGCTGAGCGACAGCAAATTCAAAGGCGGCGACCGCCGAACGGTCAGCATTATGATCTGCCGCGGCACCGAACGTAAGGTCGTGACCAATGCGCAGATCATGATCAAGGTCCTCGGGTCGAGCTTTCGCCCGGTCATCTTCCACGCCACGACCGACGCCAACGGCCTCGCCCGCGTACATCTGCAGCTACCTCACTTCCAAGCCGGCCGCGCCGCCCTTCTGATCCGGGCGATCGCTGACGGGGAAGAGATAGAGCTAAGGCGGGTCGTTACGCCGGGCTAGGCATGGATCCGTGAAAAGTTGACTGCGGCGAGATAGGATCTTCATGCTTCGCCACTGCCCTTTCAAATCTCAGATCTCAAATTTGAAATAATCAGATCGAAGACGGATTATTGAAATAATGTCGGAGATCCAAATATTTCTTAACGGAGAAAAGCGCTTCGTCCCGCACGCGATCGATCTAGATCGGCTGCTCGAGCATTTTTCCCTTCCAAAACAACGCGTTGCCATTGAACTAAACAATTCCGTCGTTCGACGAACCGACTGGCAGCAGACTGTCCTTAATGACGCAGACAAGATCGAGGTCGTCCATTTTGTTGGCGGCGGATGACGCGTTAGCCACAGAGGACACAGAGGAAGATGAGACATGTTCCGACTCTTCCGATCCTTACCGATTGCCGCCGATAGTCCATAAACGTTTCCTCTCAGTCTCTCTGTGGCCTCTGTGGCTAATTTTCTTCTTGCCGTGTGGAGAATTGTTTTCTTTCTCTACATAAGTAAAAATTGGAGTAATGTCAGATCAATTTTCACTCGCAGGCACCACATTTTCTTCACGGCTAATAATCGGCACGGGCAAATATCGTTCGTATGACGAAATGAAGGCGGCGCATGTCGCTTCAGGTGCCGAAATGGTGACCGTCGCGGTAAACCGCGTGCCGCTCGACGGCTCGACCGAATCCTTTCTCGACCACCTTTCGCCAACCATGAAGATCCTGCCCAACACCGCAGGATGCTACGACGCTGACCACGCGATCCGCACGGCTCGTCTGGCACGCGAGGCACTTGAAACGGACTGGATAAAGCTCGAAGTTATAGGCGATCCAATAACGCTGCTGCCCGACAACGAGCAAACTCTCGAAGCCGCTAAAATATTGGTAAAAGAAGGCTTTATCGTCCTGCCGTATTTCACGGACGACCTGATAATGGCCAAAAAGCTGCTCGCCGCCGGCTGCCCCGCCGTGATGCCGCTCGCCGCGCCGATCGGTTCGGGAATGGGCGTGCAGAACCCTTCGAATTTGCGAATAATGCGTGAGCAATTGCCCGACGCGATCATCATCGTCGACGCCGGCGTCGGTGTCCCATCCGACGCCGCCATTGCGATGGAACTCGGTGCCGACGCCATCCTCATGAACACCGCAATCGCCGAAGCCCACGACGCCCCAGCCATGGCCACCGCCATGAACCTAGCCGTCCAAGCCGGCCGCCTCGCATTTCTTTCCGGTCGTATGCCTAAGCGGCTTTACGCGTCCGCATCGAGTCCGATAGACGGAGCAATTCGGTAGATAGATCAGAACTCGAAATCAGCGAATATCGGCAGATGGTCGGAGGCGACGCGCGAAAGCTTAGTTCTGTGCAAAGTCGCGTTCGTGAGCGTAAAAGTATCGTCGAAGTAGATGTGATCTAAATGCATCAGAGGTAGGAATCCCGGAAAACTGCGGCTCGTACCGAGATGGAGCTTTGGTTCGACGCTTCTGAATTTTGAGCGTAGAAGCTTCGTCGTGATGCCGCTGATCCACTCGTTAAAGTCGCCGGCGATCATCCTGTCACCTGCCAATCCGTGGGCGTCCAATACATGATCGGCAAGCAGATTGTGGACTTGCTTTCGCCTTTCAAAAAACGAAGTTCCCATGTGCAGATTAAAAAACTGCAAAACCCTTCCGTCATGCAGCCTGATCTCGGTCCGCAGACAGCCACGAGGCTCATACCGGCTGACCGTGATCTCGTGATTTCGGAAAGAATCGATCGGAAGTCGGCTCAGCGTCGCGTTCCCGTATTCGCCGCCTCGTATCCTGCGGTTCTCACCCAATCGAAAGTCCATCCCTAAAGCATTTGCAATAAACTCGGCCTGATGATCACGCCGGTTTTCCCGGGAATGACACAAAACCTCCTGAAGGGCGATAACGTCGGCATCTATCTCCTCAAGAACTTCGGCGATGC
Protein-coding sequences here:
- a CDS encoding endonuclease/exonuclease/phosphatase family protein — protein: METKMSKLRIATYNIHKCVGIDRRYSPERIAEVLEEIDADVIALQEVLCHSRENRRDHQAEFIANALGMDFRLGENRRIRGGEYGNATLSRLPIDSFRNHEITVSRYEPRGCLRTEIRLHDGRVLQFFNLHMGTSFFERRKQVHNLLADHVLDAHGLAGDRMIAGDFNEWISGITTKLLRSKFRSVEPKLHLGTSRSFPGFLPLMHLDHIYFDDTFTLTNATLHRTKLSRVASDHLPIFADFEF
- a CDS encoding thiazole synthase, whose protein sequence is MSDQFSLAGTTFSSRLIIGTGKYRSYDEMKAAHVASGAEMVTVAVNRVPLDGSTESFLDHLSPTMKILPNTAGCYDADHAIRTARLAREALETDWIKLEVIGDPITLLPDNEQTLEAAKILVKEGFIVLPYFTDDLIMAKKLLAAGCPAVMPLAAPIGSGMGVQNPSNLRIMREQLPDAIIIVDAGVGVPSDAAIAMELGADAILMNTAIAEAHDAPAMATAMNLAVQAGRLAFLSGRMPKRLYASASSPIDGAIR